Proteins found in one uncultured Desulfuromonas sp. genomic segment:
- a CDS encoding aminodeoxychorismate/anthranilate synthase component II has product MLLMIDNYDSFTYNLVQYFRELGEEVVVYRNDAITLDEIAALQPDKLVISPGPCTPREAGISVDAIHYFAGKLPILGVCLGHQAIGEAFGGNIVRADELMHGKTSAMYHNSTDLFAGLDNPFDATRYHSLVIERATIPPCLEVTCWTDSDMIMGVAHKELAIWGVQFHPESILSLAGKPLLQNYLDLAEQFWRSHD; this is encoded by the coding sequence ATGTTGCTGATGATTGATAATTACGACTCCTTTACTTATAATCTGGTCCAGTATTTTCGCGAATTGGGCGAAGAGGTGGTGGTGTATCGTAATGATGCCATCACACTTGACGAAATTGCCGCATTGCAACCGGATAAGCTCGTCATCTCTCCCGGTCCCTGTACGCCCCGCGAAGCGGGAATCTCGGTGGACGCTATTCACTATTTTGCCGGAAAGCTGCCGATTCTCGGTGTTTGCCTTGGGCATCAAGCCATTGGCGAAGCCTTTGGGGGCAATATTGTTCGCGCAGACGAATTGATGCACGGCAAAACCAGTGCTATGTACCACAACAGCACAGATTTGTTTGCCGGACTTGACAACCCGTTTGACGCCACCCGTTATCATTCTCTGGTGATTGAGAGGGCTACGATTCCCCCTTGCCTGGAGGTGACCTGCTGGACTGACAGCGATATGATTATGGGCGTGGCACATAAAGAACTGGCCATCTGGGGGGTCCAATTTCATCCCGAGTCGATTTTGTCACTGGCCGGAAAACCTCTATTGCAGAATTATCTCGACTTGGCAGAACAGTTCTGGAGGAGTCATGATTAA
- a CDS encoding uracil-DNA glycosylase — translation MVLRDPLLPELTECRRCSRLTGYLATLPPKGGRSRDDYWNRPVPGFGDVNARIWLVGLAPGAHGANRTARPFTGDGAGDFMYPLLYQAGLSNQPQSESCDDGLRLKDLYISNAVKCVPPGNKPLAEEFHQCRDYLLREWQQLTSVRVILALGRDAFISVLHLLKERGMIKRLADFPFAHNGCFELTNGQYLLSCYHTSRYNVQTGRMTEPLFLEVLSRARQLAQA, via the coding sequence ATGGTTTTGCGTGATCCGTTGTTGCCGGAATTAACCGAGTGTCGGCGCTGTTCCCGTTTGACGGGCTATCTGGCGACGCTGCCACCCAAAGGGGGACGGTCGCGTGATGACTATTGGAACCGCCCTGTGCCGGGATTTGGCGATGTCAATGCCCGCATCTGGCTGGTGGGATTGGCCCCCGGTGCCCATGGGGCGAATCGCACCGCACGGCCGTTTACCGGTGACGGTGCCGGTGATTTTATGTACCCCCTTTTATATCAGGCCGGATTAAGCAATCAGCCGCAATCGGAATCCTGTGACGATGGGTTGCGGCTCAAGGATCTGTACATCAGCAATGCCGTCAAATGCGTTCCACCCGGCAACAAGCCGCTGGCAGAGGAATTCCACCAGTGCCGCGATTATCTGCTGCGTGAATGGCAACAGTTGACATCGGTTCGGGTGATCCTCGCTTTGGGACGCGATGCCTTCATCAGTGTGTTACACCTGTTGAAAGAGCGAGGAATGATCAAGCGGTTGGCGGATTTTCCTTTTGCCCATAATGGCTGTTTTGAACTGACCAATGGTCAATATCTGCTGTCCTGTTACCACACCAGTCGCTATAACGTGCAGACCGGCCGTATGACTGAACCGCTTTTTTTAGAGGTGTTAAGCCGAGCGCGTCAGTTGGCTCAAGCCTAG
- the trpB gene encoding tryptophan synthase subunit beta, translating to MSMYSYPDPRGHFGQFGGRYVAETLMPALLELEQAYNEAIADPEFDKEFHYYLNHYVGRPSPLYFAERLTEHLGGAKIYLKREDLNHTGAHKVNNTVGQVLLAKRMGKKKVIAETGAGQHGVATATVAARFGLECEVFMGTEDIRRQSLNVFRMKLLGAKVHGVTSGTATLKDAMNDALRHWVTHVRDTFYVIGTVAGPHPYPQLVRDFQAVIGREAREQILSAEGKLPDAVVACIGGGSNAMGIFYPFIHDETVRLLGVEAAGLGIDTDKHAASISAGKVGVLHGNKTFLLQDDDGQITHAHSISAGLDYPGVGPEHALLHDIKRAEYEAITDDEALDGFKKLTQLEGIIPALESAHAVAQVIKLAPTMSKEQIVIMNLSGRGDKDMHTVAEAFGVEL from the coding sequence ATGTCGATGTATTCATACCCGGATCCAAGAGGTCATTTTGGTCAGTTTGGCGGACGCTATGTGGCGGAAACCCTGATGCCGGCCCTGCTGGAGCTGGAACAGGCCTATAACGAAGCCATCGCTGATCCTGAGTTTGACAAAGAGTTCCACTATTATCTCAACCACTATGTCGGCCGTCCCAGCCCGCTCTACTTTGCCGAGCGTTTGACCGAGCACCTTGGTGGCGCTAAGATCTATCTCAAGCGCGAAGATCTCAACCACACCGGCGCTCATAAGGTCAATAATACCGTCGGTCAGGTGCTGCTGGCCAAGCGAATGGGGAAAAAAAAGGTGATTGCCGAGACCGGTGCGGGACAGCACGGCGTAGCCACTGCCACGGTGGCGGCACGCTTTGGCCTCGAATGTGAAGTTTTCATGGGGACGGAAGATATCCGGCGTCAGTCGCTCAATGTGTTTCGTATGAAACTGCTTGGCGCCAAAGTGCATGGTGTCACCAGTGGCACGGCCACTCTGAAGGATGCCATGAATGATGCGTTGCGTCACTGGGTGACCCATGTGCGCGACACCTTTTATGTCATCGGAACAGTGGCTGGTCCCCATCCCTATCCGCAACTGGTGCGTGATTTTCAGGCGGTGATCGGCCGTGAGGCACGTGAACAGATCCTGAGCGCTGAAGGGAAATTGCCCGATGCCGTGGTCGCCTGTATCGGTGGTGGGTCTAATGCCATGGGAATTTTTTATCCGTTTATTCATGATGAAACTGTGCGTTTGTTGGGGGTTGAAGCCGCCGGTTTGGGTATCGATACCGACAAGCATGCCGCCAGCATCAGCGCCGGAAAAGTCGGTGTGCTGCACGGCAATAAAACCTTCCTGCTTCAAGACGACGATGGCCAGATCACTCATGCGCACTCCATTTCCGCCGGATTGGATTATCCCGGTGTCGGTCCGGAACATGCCCTGTTGCATGACATTAAACGTGCCGAATATGAGGCCATCACCGATGATGAGGCCCTGGACGGCTTTAAAAAATTGACCCAACTCGAAGGAATTATCCCCGCGTTGGAAAGTGCCCATGCCGTGGCTCAGGTGATCAAGCTGGCACCGACCATGAGCAAAGAGCAGATTGTTATCATGAACCTGTCCGGTCGTGGTGACAAAGATATGCATACCGTCGCCGAAGCATTCGGCGTGGAATTGTAA
- the trpC gene encoding indole-3-glycerol phosphate synthase TrpC: MILDKILAHKQIEVASSKQRYTVEQLQERIVQAPATRGFEQSLRQRANDGVAIIAEVKKGSPSKGIIREDFDPVAIARGYEKAGATCLSVLTDEHFFFGHLDFLQQIAAEVRLPLLRKDFIIDAHQIYEARAFGADAILLIAAALDLKQLQKFHALAQELDLDVLLEVHNEEELDVALQTECTLIGVNNRCLKTFVTDLAVSERLLPNIPSSRLVVSESGIQDYASISRLRKAGAGAFLIGESLMREGDFAAKLAQLLGGPGV; the protein is encoded by the coding sequence ATGATTCTCGATAAAATCCTTGCCCATAAACAGATCGAAGTGGCCAGCTCCAAACAGCGCTACACCGTTGAACAGTTACAGGAACGGATTGTTCAAGCCCCGGCGACACGCGGTTTTGAGCAGAGTTTGCGTCAGAGGGCTAACGATGGCGTGGCGATTATCGCTGAGGTGAAAAAAGGCTCGCCATCCAAAGGGATCATTCGTGAAGATTTTGATCCAGTGGCCATTGCCAGGGGCTATGAAAAAGCCGGAGCCACCTGTTTGTCGGTGTTGACGGATGAACATTTCTTTTTCGGCCATCTTGATTTTTTGCAGCAGATTGCTGCTGAAGTTCGCTTGCCGTTGCTGCGCAAAGATTTCATCATTGATGCCCACCAAATTTATGAAGCTCGCGCTTTTGGTGCCGACGCGATTTTATTGATTGCTGCGGCCTTGGATCTTAAGCAACTCCAGAAATTCCACGCCCTGGCTCAGGAGCTGGATCTCGATGTCCTGCTTGAAGTGCATAACGAAGAAGAACTCGATGTTGCTCTGCAGACGGAATGTACCCTGATCGGAGTGAATAATCGTTGTTTGAAAACCTTTGTCACAGATTTGGCCGTTAGCGAACGGTTGTTGCCGAACATCCCCAGCTCGCGGCTGGTGGTCTCAGAAAGCGGTATTCAGGATTACGCGTCGATCTCCCGTTTGCGCAAAGCTGGTGCTGGAGCTTTTCTCATCGGTGAAAGCCTGATGCGCGAAGGTGATTTTGCTGCCAAGTTGGCGCAACTGCTGGGAGGCCCCGGTGTCTGA
- a CDS encoding DNA-directed RNA polymerase subunit alpha, protein MYKNWRDLIKPKRLQVDSRSLTANYGKFFAEPFERGFGTTIGNSLRRILLSSLQGAAITSVRIKGVLHEFSTVPGVTEDVTDIILNLKSVLLRLEGQESRNVRIVKKGAGVITAGDIVTDSNVEILNPDLYIATCTKEADVEIDMVVSMGKGYVTAERNRDDKAPVGTIPIDSIFSPIKKVNYAVTNARVGQITDYDKLTLEVWTDASVKPEDAVAYSAKILKEHLQMFINFDEEQIPEEEPEEEEVQKINENLYRSVEELELSVRSANCLKNARISLIGDLVQKTEAEMLKTQNFGRKSLNEIKDILAEMGLTLGMKLENFPDPEYLKVLQKSREEI, encoded by the coding sequence ATGTATAAAAACTGGAGAGATCTGATCAAGCCGAAACGCCTTCAAGTCGATTCCCGCAGCCTGACTGCCAATTATGGTAAGTTCTTTGCGGAACCGTTCGAGCGTGGTTTTGGTACAACGATTGGTAACTCATTGCGCCGTATTCTGTTGTCCTCACTTCAGGGAGCGGCTATCACTTCAGTAAGAATTAAGGGCGTTCTTCATGAATTCTCAACGGTTCCGGGCGTTACAGAGGATGTTACGGACATTATTCTTAATTTGAAGTCAGTTTTGCTCCGTCTCGAAGGGCAGGAAAGTCGTAATGTCCGCATCGTTAAAAAAGGTGCTGGTGTGATTACGGCAGGAGATATCGTCACGGATTCGAATGTCGAAATTCTCAATCCGGATTTGTATATTGCGACCTGCACCAAGGAAGCTGATGTAGAGATCGATATGGTCGTTTCCATGGGCAAAGGGTATGTTACCGCAGAGCGCAATCGTGATGATAAAGCGCCGGTCGGGACGATTCCCATCGATTCGATCTTTTCACCGATCAAAAAGGTGAATTATGCCGTGACCAATGCCCGTGTCGGTCAGATTACTGACTATGACAAGTTGACATTGGAAGTCTGGACGGATGCCAGTGTCAAGCCGGAAGATGCCGTTGCCTATTCGGCAAAGATTCTCAAAGAGCATCTGCAGATGTTCATCAACTTTGATGAAGAGCAGATTCCTGAGGAGGAGCCGGAAGAGGAAGAAGTTCAAAAAATCAATGAGAATCTGTATCGCAGCGTTGAGGAACTTGAGTTGTCGGTGCGTAGTGCGAATTGCCTCAAGAATGCACGTATCTCATTGATTGGTGATTTGGTCCAGAAGACGGAAGCTGAAATGCTGAAAACTCAGAATTTCGGTCGTAAGTCACTTAACGAAATCAAAGATATCTTGGCTGAAATGGGTTTGACCTTGGGAATGAAACTTGAGAACTTCCCGGACCCTGAATATCTTAAAGTTTTGCAGAAAAGTCGGGAAGAAATCTAG
- the rpsK gene encoding 30S ribosomal protein S11, whose translation MAKPGKKVVRKSKAKKNIVNGVAHIQATFNNTIVSIADVSGNVISWATAGGSGFKGSRKSTPFAAQVAAETAAKAAQEHGLRNVEVCVKGPGSGRESALRALQSAGLNVTMIKDVTPIPHNGCRPPKRRRV comes from the coding sequence ATGGCAAAGCCAGGTAAAAAAGTTGTAAGAAAAAGTAAGGCGAAAAAAAATATCGTCAATGGTGTTGCCCATATCCAGGCGACATTTAACAATACGATCGTTTCAATTGCCGATGTCAGCGGGAATGTTATTTCCTGGGCAACGGCTGGTGGGTCCGGTTTTAAAGGGTCACGCAAAAGCACTCCGTTTGCTGCACAGGTTGCTGCTGAAACGGCTGCTAAGGCGGCACAGGAACATGGTCTGCGCAATGTTGAGGTTTGTGTTAAAGGCCCTGGTTCCGGTCGTGAATCGGCACTGCGTGCATTGCAAAGTGCTGGCCTGAACGTCACGATGATCAAAGATGTGACCCCGATCCCCCACAATGGCTGTCGTCCTCCCAAACGCCGTCGCGTGTAA
- the trpE gene encoding anthranilate synthase component I: MQITPTFSEFKALSATGNLIPVYAEILADMETPVSAFKKIDDGELSFLLESIEGGEKWARYSLLGSGSGCVFRSRNDYYEIVRNGQVHDSGNCDDPLEVLRALLSRYQPVEMEGLPRFCGGAVGYLGYDMVRYVEKLPDNNPADIGAYDSCFILTDSILIFDNRQQKIKVVCNVHIEEGADLQQTYDAAVCTIQTLIDKLRQPRSREVARPNGHHEFCANFTKPQFLEAVERCKEYVRSGDVIQVVLSQRFSAELKADPFDIYRSLRTINPSPYMFFLRFGATLVVGASPEVLVRKEEDVVEVRPIAGTRPRGKTVEEDDVFEQELLDDPKELAEHVMLVDLGRNDLGRICRTGSVKISEFKVIERYSHVMHIVSNVRGILDNNTDAFDVFRATFPAGTLSGAPKIRAMEIIDEMEPQRREIYGGAVGYFSFSGNMDMAIAIRTLVIHDNHVHLQAGAGIVADSSPVAEYEETINKAKGVMKAIEMAEGGLE, from the coding sequence ATGCAAATCACACCCACATTTTCAGAATTTAAGGCGTTGTCTGCGACGGGAAACCTGATTCCTGTTTATGCAGAAATTCTGGCCGATATGGAAACACCGGTTTCGGCGTTTAAAAAAATTGATGATGGCGAGTTGTCGTTTTTGCTCGAAAGTATCGAGGGTGGTGAAAAGTGGGCGCGTTATTCCTTGTTGGGCAGTGGCTCCGGCTGTGTTTTTCGATCGCGTAACGATTACTATGAAATTGTTCGTAACGGTCAGGTTCACGACAGCGGCAACTGCGATGATCCGCTTGAAGTGCTTCGCGCTCTACTGAGTCGTTATCAACCGGTTGAGATGGAGGGGTTGCCCCGTTTTTGTGGTGGTGCGGTTGGCTATCTCGGCTATGATATGGTGCGTTACGTTGAGAAACTTCCGGATAACAATCCCGCTGACATTGGGGCGTATGACAGCTGCTTTATCCTGACCGATTCTATTCTGATCTTTGATAATCGCCAACAGAAAATCAAGGTTGTGTGCAATGTTCACATTGAAGAGGGTGCTGATCTACAACAAACCTACGATGCGGCTGTCTGCACAATCCAGACTCTGATTGACAAACTTCGTCAGCCACGTTCGCGTGAAGTGGCCAGACCAAACGGGCACCATGAGTTCTGCGCCAATTTTACCAAGCCACAGTTTCTCGAAGCTGTCGAGCGTTGTAAGGAATATGTGCGTTCCGGTGATGTCATTCAAGTGGTGTTGTCGCAGCGATTTTCAGCTGAACTGAAAGCAGACCCTTTTGATATCTATCGCTCCTTGCGCACCATCAACCCGTCTCCTTATATGTTTTTTTTACGTTTTGGTGCCACATTGGTTGTCGGTGCTTCCCCCGAAGTTCTGGTGCGCAAAGAGGAAGACGTTGTTGAAGTACGTCCTATTGCCGGAACACGCCCGCGGGGCAAAACTGTTGAAGAAGACGATGTTTTTGAACAGGAGCTTCTTGATGATCCGAAAGAACTGGCTGAGCATGTCATGTTGGTTGACCTTGGCCGCAATGATCTCGGGCGGATATGTCGCACTGGCAGTGTCAAAATCAGCGAATTTAAGGTCATTGAGCGTTACTCCCATGTGATGCATATTGTTTCCAATGTGCGCGGTATTCTCGATAATAATACGGATGCTTTTGATGTGTTCCGCGCAACATTCCCAGCCGGGACCTTAAGTGGTGCGCCGAAAATTCGAGCGATGGAAATTATTGACGAGATGGAACCACAACGTCGTGAGATCTATGGTGGCGCCGTGGGTTATTTCTCATTTTCCGGCAATATGGATATGGCGATTGCCATTCGGACGCTGGTCATACATGACAATCACGTCCATTTGCAGGCTGGAGCGGGAATTGTCGCAGACTCCAGCCCCGTCGCTGAATACGAGGAAACCATCAATAAGGCCAAAGGGGTGATGAAGGCCATTGAGATGGCTGAAGGAGGACTCGAATAA
- the rpsD gene encoding 30S ribosomal protein S4 — protein MAKNFTAKGKIVRRLGVNIYGNPKYDRLLERRPTPPGEHGAGRRGKPSDYSRQLTEKQKVRFCYGLSEKQFRRVFDKAKSMKGVTGHNMLVLLERRLDNMVFRLGLASTRSEARLFVRHGHFLVNGRKVDIPSYLVRAGDVIEVREKSRKIGKISEALDSVMRRGIPAWLELERDAFKGTVKSLPAREELTTPVFEEQLIVELYSK, from the coding sequence ATGGCAAAAAACTTTACAGCTAAAGGTAAAATTGTAAGACGTCTTGGGGTTAATATTTATGGTAATCCGAAATATGACCGTTTGCTCGAGCGTCGTCCGACCCCTCCCGGTGAGCATGGCGCCGGGCGTCGTGGTAAACCTTCCGATTACTCTCGCCAACTGACGGAAAAACAAAAAGTCCGTTTTTGCTATGGACTGAGTGAAAAGCAATTTCGCCGTGTATTTGACAAGGCAAAGTCGATGAAGGGTGTTACCGGGCACAATATGCTGGTACTGCTTGAGCGTCGTCTTGATAATATGGTATTCCGTCTTGGACTGGCTTCGACGCGCTCTGAAGCTCGTCTTTTTGTCCGTCATGGACATTTTCTGGTCAACGGTCGTAAGGTTGATATCCCTTCCTACCTTGTTCGTGCCGGTGATGTGATTGAGGTTCGTGAAAAGAGTCGTAAAATCGGTAAGATCTCTGAAGCCCTTGACAGCGTGATGCGTCGTGGGATTCCCGCCTGGTTGGAACTCGAGCGAGATGCGTTTAAAGGAACGGTTAAATCTTTGCCAGCGCGTGAAGAGTTGACGACTCCTGTGTTCGAGGAACAGTTGATTGTTGAACTCTATTCCAAGTAA
- the rplQ gene encoding 50S ribosomal protein L17 — MRHNKSGRRLGRNSSHRAAMLRNMVTSLIDHERITTTDARAKEVRKIAEKMITLGKRGDLHARRQALSVIREKDVVAKLFDRLAPRFSERCGGYTRIIKVGNRLGDNAPVSIIEFVDQEQAAE; from the coding sequence ATGCGTCACAATAAGTCAGGCCGCCGTTTAGGTCGCAATTCAAGTCATCGTGCTGCGATGCTGCGTAACATGGTTACGTCGTTGATCGATCACGAGCGCATCACAACGACGGATGCTCGTGCTAAAGAAGTTCGTAAGATCGCTGAAAAAATGATTACTTTAGGTAAGCGTGGCGATCTGCATGCGCGCCGTCAGGCACTGAGTGTTATCCGTGAGAAGGACGTTGTTGCCAAGCTGTTTGATCGTCTTGCACCGCGTTTTTCAGAGCGTTGTGGAGGTTACACCCGCATCATCAAAGTGGGTAACCGCCTCGGTGATAATGCTCCGGTCTCCATTATCGAGTTTGTTGATCAAGAGCAAGCTGCCGAATAA
- a CDS encoding phosphoribosylanthranilate isomerase, with the protein MSDTVRFADVKVKICGITSLNDALAAVEAGADALGFVFYPPSSRYIAPETAAHIIRLLPAFVTTVGLFVNESSSVIEDVVTTCRLDVVQLHGDELPEQCHCSAARVVKALRIRDEESLVGIDRYPVTSLLLDAWCDQAYGGSGKVGRWDLARQVAEENVVILAGGLTPDNVAEAVRDVVPYAVDVSSGVESAPGIKDPALMSAFVYHAKNARS; encoded by the coding sequence GTGTCTGACACTGTGCGCTTCGCCGACGTCAAGGTGAAAATCTGTGGGATTACCTCGTTAAACGATGCCTTGGCCGCCGTCGAAGCTGGTGCCGATGCTCTGGGTTTTGTGTTTTATCCGCCCAGTTCCCGCTATATTGCGCCTGAAACAGCGGCGCACATCATCCGCCTGTTGCCTGCGTTTGTCACCACGGTGGGGCTGTTCGTTAACGAGTCGTCGTCGGTGATCGAAGATGTCGTGACAACGTGCAGGCTCGATGTTGTTCAATTGCACGGTGACGAATTGCCGGAACAGTGCCATTGCTCAGCAGCCCGAGTTGTCAAAGCGTTGCGCATCCGCGATGAAGAAAGTCTGGTCGGAATCGACCGCTATCCGGTCACCTCTCTGTTGCTTGATGCCTGGTGTGACCAGGCCTACGGCGGCAGCGGCAAGGTGGGGCGCTGGGATCTGGCACGTCAGGTTGCCGAGGAGAATGTTGTCATTCTTGCCGGCGGACTGACGCCGGACAATGTGGCTGAGGCGGTTCGTGACGTTGTTCCTTATGCCGTTGATGTCTCCAGTGGGGTGGAGAGCGCCCCGGGAATCAAAGATCCGGCGCTGATGAGCGCCTTTGTATATCATGCTAAAAACGCCAGGAGTTAA
- a CDS encoding DEAD/DEAH box helicase, whose amino-acid sequence MRFDTLNLPELVQQGVQQLGFAELTPVQEQAIPLALDGRDVAAQAQTGTGKTAAFLIALYTRLLNNPQPTSENPRALIMAPTRELVVQICEDAKGLVPDSPLTIHPVYGGVDYDRQRKAFGEGVDIVVATPGRLIDYAKQKVFSFKRIEVLVIDEADRMFDMGFISDLRFILRRLPSYEKRQTMLFSATLSPRVMELAYDFMNEAEKVQIEPEQVTAERVEQIVYHVGGKEKIPLLLGLLNERMAGGRVMVFANTKRDTDYVTRVLQANDIKAAQISGDISQVKRMRILSEFKEGKVQVLVATDVASRGIHIEDVTHVVNYDVPQDPEDYVHRIGRTARAGASGLAIMMADEDLVYHLPAIEEYISSSIPSEVPAEELFTWKYKRPARKLKKTPAHSRSSNKSSIKGAAKGHSKPGDKPQRRRPRRRKPAGPKPTES is encoded by the coding sequence ATGCGTTTTGATACCCTCAATCTTCCCGAACTGGTTCAGCAGGGAGTACAGCAACTCGGCTTTGCCGAACTGACTCCGGTGCAGGAACAGGCCATTCCGCTTGCGTTGGACGGTCGTGATGTGGCCGCCCAGGCCCAGACCGGGACCGGCAAGACAGCCGCTTTCCTGATTGCCCTCTATACCCGCCTGCTCAACAATCCGCAACCGACATCTGAGAATCCACGTGCGCTGATTATGGCGCCGACCCGCGAGCTGGTGGTGCAGATTTGCGAAGATGCCAAGGGCCTGGTGCCGGACTCGCCGCTCACAATTCACCCGGTGTATGGTGGTGTGGATTATGACCGGCAGCGCAAGGCGTTTGGAGAAGGGGTGGACATTGTTGTGGCTACGCCGGGGCGCCTGATCGATTATGCCAAGCAGAAGGTGTTCTCCTTCAAGCGCATTGAAGTGCTGGTGATTGATGAAGCCGACCGCATGTTTGATATGGGCTTTATCAGTGATCTGCGTTTTATTTTGCGCCGCCTGCCCTCCTATGAAAAGCGCCAGACCATGCTGTTTTCAGCGACGCTTTCACCGCGGGTTATGGAATTGGCCTACGACTTTATGAACGAGGCGGAAAAGGTGCAGATCGAGCCGGAGCAGGTGACTGCTGAACGGGTTGAGCAGATCGTTTACCATGTTGGCGGCAAGGAAAAAATTCCCCTGTTGCTCGGACTGCTGAACGAGCGCATGGCAGGCGGGCGGGTGATGGTGTTTGCCAACACCAAGCGTGATACCGATTATGTCACCCGGGTGCTGCAGGCCAATGACATCAAAGCGGCACAGATTTCCGGCGATATTTCCCAGGTGAAACGGATGCGCATCCTCAGCGAGTTCAAAGAGGGCAAAGTTCAGGTTCTGGTGGCTACGGATGTTGCTTCACGCGGAATTCATATTGAGGATGTTACCCATGTCGTCAATTATGATGTGCCTCAGGATCCCGAAGACTATGTGCATCGTATCGGTCGCACCGCCCGTGCCGGAGCCTCCGGTCTGGCCATCATGATGGCGGATGAAGATCTGGTCTATCATTTGCCGGCCATCGAAGAATATATCAGCAGTTCCATTCCCAGCGAAGTCCCGGCGGAAGAGCTGTTTACCTGGAAGTACAAACGCCCGGCACGTAAACTCAAGAAAACACCGGCGCACAGTCGGTCGTCCAACAAGTCGTCCATTAAGGGGGCTGCGAAAGGGCACTCCAAACCGGGGGATAAACCGCAACGTCGTCGCCCCCGTCGCCGCAAACCTGCAGGCCCCAAGCCGACGGAGAGCTGA
- the rpsM gene encoding 30S ribosomal protein S13, with protein sequence MARIAGIDLPKNKRIEVALTYIYGIGRSTSQHILSQAGVDFSTRSDDLTEAEVGQIRKIIDDELKVEGDLRREVSMNIKRMMDLGNYRGLRHRRGLPVRGQKTKTNARTRKGPRKTVAGKKK encoded by the coding sequence TTGGCACGTATTGCTGGTATTGACTTACCGAAAAATAAACGAATTGAAGTTGCGCTGACCTATATTTACGGTATCGGACGCTCAACGTCTCAACACATCCTGTCACAGGCTGGTGTAGATTTTAGTACTCGTTCCGATGATCTGACGGAGGCCGAAGTTGGCCAGATCCGTAAGATTATTGATGACGAGTTGAAGGTTGAAGGTGACCTGCGTCGCGAAGTGTCCATGAACATCAAACGTATGATGGATCTGGGAAACTATCGTGGTTTGCGTCATCGTCGTGGCTTGCCAGTGCGTGGCCAGAAAACGAAAACCAATGCCCGTACCCGTAAGGGGCCGCGTAAGACGGTTGCCGGTAAGAAGAAATAA
- the trpD gene encoding anthranilate phosphoribosyltransferase, with protein MIKTAIGRVVDGHDLSENEMVDVMNQIMGGEATPAQIGAFITALRLKGETVAEISGAARVMRAHATPIRVGAALDIDREEINTDQETILDTCGTGGSGTKSFNISTTVAFVVAACGVKVAKHGNRSVSSACGSADVLEELGVNLDVTPAVVESCIQELNVGFLYAPALHGAMKYAIGPRREIGIRTIFNVLGPLTNPAKADRQVLGVYRKDLVEPLAEVLCHLGCKRGFVVHGSDGMDEVTLTGPTDVACIDDGEITLSTINPEEFGLRCCTLEDLQGGDAKANAIIVRDILHGKPGPKRDIVLLNSAFALVAAGLVDDLSAGMDMARQTIDTGLATVKLEGLIRMTKQ; from the coding sequence ATGATTAAAACAGCCATCGGTCGTGTCGTTGACGGCCACGATCTGAGTGAAAATGAGATGGTGGATGTGATGAATCAGATCATGGGCGGTGAAGCGACTCCGGCCCAGATTGGTGCGTTCATCACCGCGTTGCGCCTCAAGGGCGAAACCGTTGCCGAAATCAGCGGTGCTGCGCGCGTGATGCGTGCTCATGCAACTCCGATTCGTGTTGGTGCCGCGTTGGACATCGACCGCGAAGAGATCAATACGGATCAGGAAACCATTCTCGACACCTGTGGTACCGGTGGCAGTGGCACCAAGAGTTTCAATATCTCCACCACAGTCGCTTTTGTGGTTGCGGCCTGTGGTGTTAAGGTTGCCAAACATGGTAACCGCAGTGTCTCTTCGGCATGTGGCAGTGCTGATGTGCTTGAAGAGCTCGGGGTTAATCTTGATGTCACACCGGCCGTGGTTGAGTCCTGTATTCAAGAATTGAACGTTGGCTTCCTGTATGCCCCTGCTTTGCACGGAGCGATGAAATACGCCATTGGCCCGCGGCGCGAGATCGGTATCCGCACTATCTTCAACGTGCTTGGCCCTCTGACCAACCCAGCCAAAGCCGACCGGCAGGTGTTGGGTGTGTACCGTAAGGACTTGGTTGAACCCTTGGCAGAGGTTTTGTGCCATCTTGGCTGTAAACGCGGGTTTGTTGTGCATGGCAGCGACGGCATGGATGAGGTAACCTTGACCGGTCCGACAGATGTCGCCTGCATTGACGATGGTGAGATTACCCTGTCGACCATCAATCCTGAAGAGTTTGGGTTACGTTGTTGCACGTTGGAGGATTTGCAGGGGGGCGATGCCAAGGCCAATGCGATCATTGTCCGGGACATTCTCCACGGCAAACCGGGACCGAAACGGGACATTGTGCTGCTCAACAGTGCATTTGCTCTGGTTGCCGCCGGCCTCGTGGACGATCTGTCCGCTGGCATGGACATGGCCCGCCAGACCATCGACACCGGGCTGGCTACGGTAAAACTTGAAGGCTTGATCCGGATGACCAAACAATGA